In Synechococcus sp. UW69, one genomic interval encodes:
- a CDS encoding extracellular solute-binding protein, whose amino-acid sequence MLKFLATLLLVAPFAAIPSAESKEVRVYSGRHYNTDRKAFKQFSQQTGIKVRLIEATGISLVERLKREGANSKADVILLVDSARVNNAAQAGLLQPVKTQKLISNVPARFRDPSNRWFGFTRRVRAIIVNPNIVNPNTIKTYADLSNPGLKGKICLRKRKNVYNQSLVADQIVLKGQAKASAWVKQMVSNVSQPYFSGDVSLIRAVGQGKCGVALVNHYYLARMQAGASGKNDQKLTSNIKLIMPNPAHVNISAAGVAKSAKNKKEAIAFIEFLSSPQGTRLIAGPTYEYPLKGFGTSKELKKFGRFTPDNVSISALGSTQKTAIQVMANAGWR is encoded by the coding sequence ATGCTCAAATTCCTTGCCACCCTGCTACTAGTGGCCCCGTTCGCCGCCATACCTTCAGCAGAGTCGAAAGAAGTAAGAGTTTACTCAGGCCGTCACTACAATACTGATAGAAAAGCATTCAAACAATTTAGCCAGCAAACTGGAATCAAAGTAAGACTGATCGAAGCGACAGGAATTTCACTTGTTGAAAGACTTAAGAGAGAAGGAGCCAATTCAAAAGCAGATGTCATTCTGTTGGTTGACTCGGCAAGAGTCAACAACGCTGCTCAAGCAGGCCTGTTGCAACCAGTCAAGACGCAAAAGCTGATATCAAACGTCCCGGCACGTTTTCGAGATCCTTCCAATCGATGGTTTGGTTTCACAAGACGCGTCAGGGCAATTATTGTCAATCCAAATATCGTCAATCCAAATACAATCAAGACCTACGCAGATTTATCAAATCCAGGCTTGAAAGGAAAAATTTGCCTACGTAAACGGAAGAACGTATATAATCAGTCGCTTGTGGCCGACCAAATTGTTCTGAAAGGCCAAGCGAAAGCCAGTGCATGGGTCAAGCAGATGGTCAGCAATGTAAGCCAACCTTACTTCTCCGGTGATGTTTCACTAATTCGCGCAGTGGGGCAAGGAAAGTGTGGAGTTGCTCTAGTTAATCATTATTACTTGGCGAGAATGCAAGCAGGAGCTAGTGGAAAGAATGATCAGAAATTAACTTCAAACATAAAATTAATCATGCCAAATCCAGCGCATGTGAATATCAGTGCTGCTGGAGTCGCAAAATCAGCTAAAAACAAAAAAGAGGCGATTGCGTTTATTGAGTTCCTTTCATCTCCGCAAGGAACTCGATTGATCGCAGGCCCAACGTATGAGTATCCTTTAAAAGGGTTTGGAACATCAAAAGAATTGAAAAAATTTGGTCGTTTCACGCCTGACAATGTATCAATAAGTGCTCTTGGTTCAACACAGAAAACTGCAATACAAGTGATGGCCAACGCTGGCTGGCGGTGA